A genomic stretch from Mesoplodon densirostris isolate mMesDen1 chromosome 3, mMesDen1 primary haplotype, whole genome shotgun sequence includes:
- the ARSI gene encoding arylsulfatase I → MAMHPLTGFSLVSLLSFGYLSWDWAKPSLVADAPAEAGEQPLAAPRQPPHIIFILTDDQGYHDVGYHGSDIETPTLDRLAAEGVKLENYYIQPICTPSRSQLLTGRYQIHTGLQHSIIRPRQPNCLPLDQVTLPQKLQELGYSTHMVGKWHLGFYRKECLPTRRGFDTFLGSLTGNVDYYTYDNCDGPGVCGFDLHEGESVAWGLSGQYSTLLYAQRVSHILASHSPRQPLFLYVAFQAVHTPLQSPREYLYRYRTMGNVARRKYAAMVTCMDEAVRNITWALKRYGFYDNSVIIFSSDNGGQTFSGGSNWPLRGRKGTYWEGGVRGLGFVHSPLLKRKRWTSRALVHITDWYPTLVSLAGGTTSAANGLDGYDVWSAISEGRASPRTEILHNIDPLYNHARHGSLEGGFGIWNTAVQAAIRVGEWKLLTGDPGYGDWIPPQTLAAFPGSWWNLERMASARQAVWLFNISADPYEREDLAGQRPDVVRALLARLVDYNRTAIPVRYPAENPRAHPDFNGGAWGPWASDEEEDEEEEEGRARSLSRGHRKKKCKICKLRSFFRKLNTRLMSHRI, encoded by the exons ATGGCGATGCACCCCCTCACCGGCTTCTCTCTGGTCAGCCTGCTCAGCTTCGGCTACCTTTCCTGGGACTGGGCCAAGCCGAGCCTAGTGGCTGACGCGCCCGCGGAGGCCGGCGAGCAGCCCTTGGCTGCTCCACGCCAGCCTCCCCACATCATCTTCATCCTCACCGACGACCAGGGCTACCACGACGTGGGCTACCATGGCTCAGATATCGAAACCCCTACGTTGGACCGGCTGGCAGCCGAGGGTGTCAAGTTGGAGAATTATTATATCCAGCCCATCTGCACGCCTTCGCGGAGCCAACTTCTCACGGGCAG GTACCAGATCCACACAGGACTGCAGCATTCCATCATCCGCCCTCGGCAGCCCAACTGCCTGCCCCTGGACCAGGTAACACTGCCCCAGAAGCTGCAGGAGCTGGGTTACTCTACCCACATGGTGGGTAAGTGGCACCTGGGCTTCTACCGGAAGGAGTGCCTGCCCACCCGCCGGGGCTTTGACACCTTCCTAGGCTCGCTCACGGGCAACGTGGACTACTACACTTACGACAACTGCGACGGCCCGGGGGTGTGTGGCTTTGACCTGCACGAGGGTGAGAGTGTGGCCTGGGGGCTCAGCGGCCAGTACTCCACTCTGCTCTATGCCCAGCGTGTCAGCCACATCTTAGCCAGCCACAGCCCCCGGCAGCCCCTCTTCCTCTATGTGGCCTTCCAGGCGGTCCACACACCCCTGCAGTCCCCTCGCGAGTACCTGTACCGCTACCGCACCATGGGCAACGTGGCCCGGCGGAAGTATGCGGCCATGGTGACCTGCATGGATGAGGCCGTGCGCAATATCACCTGGGCCCTCAAGCGCTATGGTTTCTACGACAACAGTGTCATCATCTTCTCCAGTGACAATGGTGGCCAGACCTTCTCAGGGGGCAGCAACTGGCCGCTGCGAGGACGCAAGGGCACTTACTGGGAAGGGGGCGTACGGGGCCTGGGCTTCGTCCACAGCCCCCTGCTCAAGCGAAAGCGATGGACAAGCCGGGCACTGGTGCACATCACTGACTGGTACCCGACCCTGGTGAGTCTGGCGGGTGGTACCACCTCGGCGGCCAATGGGCTGGACGGCTATGACGTGTGGTCAGCCATCAGCGAGGGCCGGGCCTCGCCTCGCACGGAGATCCTGCACAACATTGACCCGCTCTACAACCACGCCCGGCATGGCTCCCTGGAGGGTGGCTTCGGCATCTGGAACACTGCTGTGCAGGCCGCCATCCGCGTGGGCGAGTGGAAGCTGCTGACGGGAGACCCGGGCTATGGCGATTGGATCCCACCCCAGACACTGGCTGCCTTCCCCGGTAGCTGGTGGAACCTGGAGCGGATGGCCAGCGCCCGCCAGGCTGTGTGGCTCTTCAACATCAGTGCTGACCCCTACGAACGGGAGGACCTCGCTGGCCAGCGGCCGGATGTGGTCCGAGCCCTGCTGGCCCGCTTGGTGGACTATAATCGCACAGCCATCCCTGTGCGCTACCCGGCTGAGAATCCCCGAGCCCATCCTGACTTTAATGGGGGTGCTTGGGGGCCTTGGGCCAGTGATgaggaagaagatgaagaagaggaggaaggcaggGCTCGAAGCCTTTCCCGAGGGCACCGTAAGAAAAAATGCAAGATTTGCAAGCTGCGATCCTTTTTCCGTAAACTCAACACCAGACTAATGTCCCACCGGATCTGA